The genomic segment TTCGGCTTACTTGACATTTTTGTGATAAAAGTTTTAATGCATCCAGAGCCTTATTCATCTCTTCCTCCTTACTTACAGCCTTTTCCCTATTCTTTCTTTTTATTTTTTTCAGGCGCATTAGAAATTGAGGTTTTTTATAGATTAATTCCGATATCACTAATCTTATTGCTCTCTTTAGTTATAAAAAAGAATAGCTATTCCAATTATTTCTTTTGGATTGCTGCTGTATTAACTGCAATTAGAGAACCGTTAGAGCAATTACCATCAGAAGGTACTTTTCTCATAATATATTCTTTATTTACAGGTTTTCTAATGAACTTTTTACAAGCTATTTACTTTAAAAAATATGGCTTTTTAAGCTGTCTTTTTATTCGACTTGGGCATTACCTTTTTTGGCATATTCTTTTAGGTGTCTATGTTGAATTTTTTGAAATTGTTTAGCTTTTATATTTATATAAATAACTATGAACACCACACCAGAACACAACGAAAGAATTGCCAAGATGACTTTTGCTTCAGTCTATCCACTATATCTTGCCAAAGTGGAACGAAAAGGAAGAGCCAAAGAAGAATTGCATCAAGTAATTACTTGGCTGACGGGATTTGAAGATACTAAACTTCACCAACTGATAGATGAAAAAGTTACTTTTGAAACCTTTTTTGAAAGAGCGCAGTTGAACTCAAAAGCAGAATTAATTACAGGAACCATTTGTGGTTATAAAATTGAAGAAATTGAAAATCCCTTAACCAAACAAGTACGGTATTTGGATAAGTTAGTCGATGAATTGGCTAAAGGCAAAAAAATGGAAAAAATTCTAAGAGCGTAAATCGCTGACTTATTCGTATTTTTTAATTTCGAAGGTATCTCCATCAAAAACGCCATAGGTAAAATAGGAAATCCAATCGCCTAAATTGACATAGTCTGAATTATTACCTAAAGGAAATACCATCGGTAAGTGACGGTGACCAAAGATAAGGTAATTGTAGTGTTTGGTTTCGAGTTTGCGCTTGGCATATTGAATCAGCCATTCGTTTTCTTCGCCCAAGAATACTACATCTTCAGCACCCGAAATCAATTTGTTTTTCACTGAAAGGTATTGCGCTAAGCCCACACCTAAATCCGGATGCAACCAACGGAAAAACCATTTAGCCACTGGATTAGTAAACACTTTCTTCATGCGTTTGTACCCTTTATCGCCAGGTCCTTTGCCATCGCCATGCCCTATCAAAAAAGTTTTGTCGCCAAAAGTAAATTCTTGATTGTCGCGGTATACCGGGATGTTCAATTCTTTCTGAAAATAATCTTCCATCCACAGATCGTGGTTACCCACAAAGAAATAGATTGGGATTCCGCTGTCGCGAATTTCAGCTAATTTGCCCAAAATACGTACAAATCCTTTGGGAACTACCGTTTTGTATTCAAACCAAAAATCAAACAAATCTCCCAATAAAAAAATAGCTTCGGCATCTTGTTTTACTTCGTCTAGCCAAGCCACAAATTTTTGTTCTCTAGGAAAACTCAATTCGGCTGTTGGCGCTCCAAAATGCTGATCAGAAGCAAAATATATTTTTTTATTGTTAGTTAATGACATCCGTGTAGAATTACAAATTATCGCTGGCAAACCACTCTGCAAATGAAGTCTCGGTTTCCTGAAGTTTTAACGAAAAAAGAGCAATTCCTTCTGGCAATCTATTCTTAATGCGTTGCGCAAAATCAATCACCATATTTTCACTTGTAGGTTGGTAGTCGACTAAAATTACGTGATGACCACGGGTTTTTAATTCGTTTGCCAACTCAATATGAGGAGTTGTTTCATTAAATACTGTAGCATGATCAAACTGGTCCACAATTTCTTCTTTCACGATTTTTTTCAAATCAGTAAAATCAATCACCATACCAAATTTGACGTTGGAACGATCCAAAATAGGTTTCCCAATAACAGTTA from the Flavobacterium ammonificans genome contains:
- a CDS encoding DUF2200 domain-containing protein — translated: MNTTPEHNERIAKMTFASVYPLYLAKVERKGRAKEELHQVITWLTGFEDTKLHQLIDEKVTFETFFERAQLNSKAELITGTICGYKIEEIENPLTKQVRYLDKLVDELAKGKKMEKILRA
- a CDS encoding 6-pyruvoyl trahydropterin synthase family protein, which gives rise to MSNIRITKQFSFETGHALYGYDGKCKNVHGHSYKLSVTVIGKPILDRSNVKFGMVIDFTDLKKIVKEEIVDQFDHATVFNETTPHIELANELKTRGHHVILVDYQPTSENMVIDFAQRIKNRLPEGIALFSLKLQETETSFAEWFASDNL
- a CDS encoding UDP-2,3-diacylglucosamine diphosphatase yields the protein MSLTNNKKIYFASDQHFGAPTAELSFPREQKFVAWLDEVKQDAEAIFLLGDLFDFWFEYKTVVPKGFVRILGKLAEIRDSGIPIYFFVGNHDLWMEDYFQKELNIPVYRDNQEFTFGDKTFLIGHGDGKGPGDKGYKRMKKVFTNPVAKWFFRWLHPDLGVGLAQYLSVKNKLISGAEDVVFLGEENEWLIQYAKRKLETKHYNYLIFGHRHLPMVFPLGNNSDYVNLGDWISYFTYGVFDGDTFEIKKYE